The DNA segment TAGAGCTCGCCCCGGAACGCCCGACAAACGCTCCCTCACCTGCGTCTCCCAGGGCGCCCTGGAGACCGCGGGCGCCCTGGAGACCGCCCGCGAGCGGGACCGCACTCGCTCCCTGAGCGCATGGAAGCACTCTACGAGGAACTTCGGGGCCCGGTGCCCATGCCCGCGTGACCCCTCACGACGGATCAGACAGGTTCTCGGAGGAACGGTCCATGAACTCCCGGGGGTTGGTGACCCCAACGCCTGGAAAGTGGGCCGGGTTGGACGTTGCGACGTCGAGCCCCAGGATCCGGGCCGCTGCGACCTGGAGCAGGTCGGGAAGGGCCACGGGCTTCCCGGCCCTCGCCTGATCGTACCGCAACTCACCCGCGAGGCAGGCCGTCTCGAACGTGAGCGGCTGGAACTCGTACGCGCTCAGCTCCTCGCGGCGCCGGGCGCGCAGGTTCGGAGGCTCACCGGCCAGAACCTCCGCCACCGTCACCGGCGAAAGCACCAAGCGGCTGCCCTGCTCTGCCTTGGCCTGCAGCCAGGCCACCGTTGCGGCGTCGCCGCGCAGCCAGTCGATCAGGACGGTGGTATCCAGCAGGTACCCGGTCACGCGCCGGTCCCCTGATCCCATTCCTTCCGGCGCTCACGAACCCATGCGTCCGTTGCGTCGGCCGAACGCCACGCGGCGGGTTCCTCGGGGCTCAAGCTGCCCGCCGCTCCACGGATCACGGCCACCAACCGTCGCTTTCGAAGGTACTCCGCCAAAGCTTCCGTTACGATGGCGCTCCGCGACCGGTCCCCTGCTTCTCGGTCCAGCGCCTCGACGAGGCTCTTGTCCAGTCGCAGATGGACCAAGCGAGTATCACTCATGTGTATCACCTGATGCTATCATAGGAGGTCAGGCCACCACGGTCAAGGACCCGCGGGAAACGGCGCGCCTGTGGCCGGCCGAGAGGGCGCGCGGGTGGTGGCGCCCGCCAGGACGGTCCCCGCAGCGAAACCCAAGGCTCCCAGAAGGGCCGCCCAAAGGTACGGAAGGGCGGCGGGGCGCGCCCCACCCTCTACGCAAGAAGCCACCGGCATGATCGCATCCACTCCGAGGCCGCGCCCGCACCGGCGCGGCGTATTCGTGCCTGTCCACCCACGATCATTGTAGCCGAGCCGCTGCCGGCACGCTCCGGTCAAGGGACGGGGCCGCATCCCCCCGGTGAGCCAGGGGGGACGCTGGTCAGGTGTCCAGCGTAGGGATCGCATGCGTCCCGGCGGGTGACAATTGTCCCGCCCGATTGGAGACGCCCGCCCCTCGTGGGGAAGACTGCCACGTGGTACCATGTTCGCGGAGGTCCGCCCGGCCCTCGGGCCGGGCGGGCGCACAGGGAGGCGAGCGCATGAGCGAGGTACAGGCACAGACGGCGCACGGGCTGGAAGAGCATGGCATCGTGAACCCGGGGAACGTCTATCGGAACCTGACCACCGCAGCCCTCTACGAAGAGTCGATCCGCCGCCGGGAGGGCCTCCTCTCCCACCTGGGGCCCCTGGTGGTGCGCACCGGGCAGCACACGGGCCGCAGCCCACGGGACAAGTACGTGGTGGACGACGCGACCACCCACGAGCGGGTCTGGTGGGGGGAGTCGAACCAGCCGCTACCCCCCGAGCGCTTCGACACCCTCTTCCATCGGCTGCTGGCCTATCTCCAGGGCAAGGACGTCTTCGTTCAGGACCTCTTCGCCGACGCGGACCCCGCGTACCGGATGCCCATCCGGGTGATCACCGAGCGGGCCTGGCACAGCCTCTTCGCCCGCAACCTCTTCATCCGGCCCGAGCCCGGCGACCTGAAGGGCTTCGAGCCCCGCTTCACGGTGATCCAGGTGCCCGGCTTCACGGCGGTGCCCGAAGTCGACGGTACCCGTTCCGGCGTCTTCGTCGTGCTCAACTTCAGCCGCCGCCTGGTGCTCATCGGCGGAACCAGCTACGCGGGCGAGATCAAGAAGTCGGTCTTCACCGTCCTCAACTACCTGCTGCCCCAGGAGCAGGTGCTCTCCATGCACTGCTCGGCCAACGTGGGCCAGGCGGGGGACGTGGCCCTCTTCTTCGGCCTCTCGGGCACGGGGAAGACCACCCTCTCCGCCGACCCGGAGCGGAGCCTCATCGGAGACGACGAGCACGGTTGGAGCGACCGGGGGATCTTCAACTTCGAGGGCGGCTGCTACGCGAAGGTGATCCGCCTGAGCCCCGAGGCCGAGCCCCAGATCTACCGGACCACCCGCACCTTCGGGACGGTGCTGGAGAACGTGGCCATCGACGCGGCCAGCCGCCGCATCGACCTGGACGACGACTCGCTCACCGAGAACACCCGGGCCGCGTACCCCATCACCCACATCCCGGGCGCGGTCCGCTCGGGCACCGGCGACCACCCGAAGACGGTGATCTTCCTCTCAGCCGACGCCTTCGGGGTCCTCCCCCCCATCGCCCGGCTGAGCCCGGAGCAGGCCATGTACTACTTCCTCTCGGGCTATACCGCCAAGGTGGCGGGGACCGAGAAGGGCGTGAAGGAGCCACAGGCCACCTTCTCCTCCTGCTTCGGGGCGCCCTTCATGGCTCTTCACCCCGAGGTCTACGCCCGGCTCCTGGGCGAGAAGATCGCCCGGCACGGGGTGGGCGTCTGGCTGGTGAACACCGGCTGGACCGGCGGACCCTACGGCACAGGCCATCGGATGCCGATCGCCCACACCCGGGCCATGGTGAAGGCCGCCCTCACGGGCGCGCTGGACGGCGTGCCCGTCCGGACGGACCCGTTCTTCGGCCTCCAGGTGCCCGAAAGGGTGCCCGGCGTGCCTCCTGAGGCCCTCGACGTCCGCTCCACCTGGAGCGATCCTGAAGCCTACGACGCCCAGGCGCGCAAGCTGGCCGGCATGTTCGCGGCCAACTTCGAGCCCTTCGCCTCGGCCGTGCCCGAGGCGGTACGCCAAGCGGGACCCCGGGCATGACCCCCGGGGCCCCTTCCGGAGGTGGCCCGCTCGTGGGAACGGCGGTGGACCTGCTCTCGGCCAACCCCCTGCTCCTCCTGTTCGTGGTGGCCGGGCTGGGCTACGTGGTGGGACGGATCCGGATCCGGGGGTTCGGGCTGGGGGTGGCCGCGGTCCTCTTCGCCGGGCTGGCCGTGGGCGCGCTCGATCCCCGGCTGGCCCTGCCCGAGGTGGTCTACCAGCTCGGGCTGGTCCTTTTCGTCTACACCATCGGCCTGGCCTCGGGGCCCGGGTTCTTCGCCGGCCTCCGCCGCCGGGGGCTGCGGGACAGCCTCTTCGCCCTGGGGGTCCTGGGGGCGGCCACCGGGGCGGCCTGGGCCGCGGGGCGGCTCCTGAACCTGCCGGCGCCTCTCCTGGCAGGCCTCTATGCGGGAAGCCTCACCAACACCCCCGCCCTGGCCGCGGTCCTGGAGCGGCTCGGCGGCGCGGGTGGCACCCTGGCCCTGCCGGCTGTGGGCTACAGCCTGGCCTACCCCGTGGGCGTGCTGGTGGTGATCGGCGCCTGCTACGCCTTTCCCCGGATCTGGCGCGCCGGCGTGAGCCCGGAGGGCCGAAGGCCCGCGGGGGACGAGAGTGATGGCGAGCCGCCGGTCAACCGGGGGGTCTGCATCACCCGGCCGGAGGTGACGGGCGTTCCCGTAGAGCGGCTCTGGAGGGATCCGTCGCTGGTGACCGAGGACGCCCGCCACGTGGTGGTGAGCCGCCTGCGGAGGGGGGGCCACCAGCAGATCGTCACCGCCTCCACCACCTTCGAGCTCGGGGACGTGATCACCCTGGTGGGCGCGCCCGAGGCGCTGGATCGGGTGACGCCGCGCCTGGGCGTCCCCAGCGACGACCGGCCTGAGTGGGACCGCTCCGAGATCGACTTCCGCCGGATCTTCGTCTCCAACCGGGCGGTGGCGGGGCGGCGGCTGCGCGACCTGCGCCTGAAAGAGCGCTTCGGGGCCACGGTCACCCGCATCAAGCGGGGAGACGTGGAGCTGGTGGCGTCCGCCGGCACCGTGCTGGAACTGGGCGATCGGGTGCGGGTGGTGGCCCCGAGGGAACAGCTCGAACCCTTGGCCCGCTTCTTCGGCGACTCCTACCGCCAGCTCTCGGAGGTCGACGTGCCCAGCCTCTCCCTGGGGATCGCCCTGGGGCTCCTGCTGGGCCTGGTGCCCCTTCCGCTTCCGGGCGGCACCGTCCTCCGGCTGGGCTTCGCCGGCGGTCCTCTGGTGGTGGCGCTGGTGCTGGGGCTGGTGGGGCGCACCGGCCCCGTGGTCTGGGTACAGCCTCAGAACGCCAACCTCACCCTGCGGCAGCTGGGGCTGGTGCTCTTCCTGGCGGGGGTGAGCACCCGGTCGGGGTACGCGCTGGCCGCCACCCTCCGGGAGGCAGGTGGCGCCATCTTTCTGGGCGCCACCCTGGTGGCGCTGGTCTTCAGCGTGGTCGCCTTCGTCGTAGGGTATCGGTGGCTCCGGATCCCCATGCCCGTCCTCACAGGCATGGTGGCGGGCCTCCAGACCCAGCCGGCCACCCTGGCCTTCGCCACCGAGCAGGCCCGCTCCGAGCACCCCAACGTCGGCTACGCCGCCGTCTACCCCGTGGCCATGGTGGCCAAGATCCTTCTGGCCCAGCTTCTGCTGAACGGATAGCTTGGCGAGCGGCAGGCATCGCTTCCAGGGGATGAAGAGCCTGCCGGCGGCGGCGCGTCGACCGGTCGGCGGCCGGCGGTGCAGGTCACCCGCCGAAGCTGTGCAGAATCTCCAGCAGTCTCTCGGGTGGCTCCCCTTTGCTGGCGAAGGCGTCGGCCCCCGCCTGGACGGCGGCTTGCCGCGCCTCGGACCTGCCGCTCAGGGCGACCACCCGCACCCCCGGCGCGACGCGGCGCAGCGCGGCCAGGAGCTGCCGGCCGCCGGGGCCGGGAAGCTCCCAGTCCAGGAGCACCACGTCGGGGTGGGTCTCCTGGACGGCCTGCAGCAGACCCTCCGCCTCCGCGGCCTCGGCCGCCACGCTCATGCCCGCCTGCTCCTGCACCAGCAGCGCCAGCGCAGAGCGCACCTCATGCTTGTCGTCCGCCAGGAGCACCCGGATCATCGCCCAACCGCCTCGTTTCGCCCTTGGGGCTGCCGCCTCGACGCGTCCCTCTCCAGTCTACCGGGGCGTCAAGCCGGGGGCTCCGGGCACGGTGGGGGTCTCCGTCCTCGCCTGCCGGCCGGTCCTCACCCTGGCCAGGAGACCAGGGGCCGCCGAGCACCCCTTGGCGCACGCCTCTAGCCGCGGGGAGGTTTCAACAGGTGGTTCTGGATGGCCAGGGCGACTGCCTCGGTGCGGCTCGCGGCCCCCAGCTTGGAGAGGATGCTGGACACGTGGAACTTGACGGTGGACCGGCTCACCACCAGCCGCTCGGCGATCTCGGGGTTGCTCAGCCCCCCCACCATCAGCGCCAGGACCTCGCGCTCCCGTTCGGTGAGGTCGCTGCCGGGCTCGGGCTCCCGGGTGGCGGAGTCGATCAACACCTGGGCGGCCTCGGGCGCCAGGGTGGAGCGTCCGGCGTGGGCGGCTCGGATCGCCTCGGCGAGCTGGCCGGCGGTGACGTTCTTCAAGTCGTCGAAGGAGAGGAGGAAGGCCGACAGGCCGCTCCGCACCACCGCGTGGTCGTCGACGATCATCACCCGGATCGGTTGCTGCTCGCTCATCGCCCACCCACCCCCTGGTCTTCCTCCCACTCCACGACCACGTCGGTGCCCCGGCCCGCCTGGCTCTCGATGCGGATCCGGGCGCCGATGGCCTGCGCCCGTTCCCGCATGATCCCCAGGCCCAGGTGCTGGGGCGCCACGCTGGCCGGGTCGAAGCCGCGCCCGTCGTCCCGCACTCGAAGGGCGACGCCCCCCGGCGAGCATCGCAGGTCCACCTCCGCCCGGCCGGCCGCGGCGTGGTGGGCCACGTTGTTCAAGGCCTCCTGGGCGATGCGGTAGAGCGCTACCTGAACGTCGGGCGCCAGGCGGCGCTCGCCTTCCACACGGAGGTCCACGGGGATCCGGGCGCGCCCGGTCACGGCTTCGGCCAGGTGCCGCAGGAGATCCGGCAGCTTCGCCTCCACCAGGGCCGCCGGCCGCAGCTCCAGCAGGAGGGTGCGCATCTCGGCCAGGGCCCCCCGGGTGAGCTGGCGAAGCTCCTCCAGGCGACGCCACCCCTCCTCGGGCTTCCGCTCCCACAGGCGGGGGAGCACCTCCGCGATGAGGTTGGCCGAGAAGAGGGTCTGGGTGACAGCGTCGTGCAGGTCCCGGGCGAGGCGGCTCCGCTCGGCCGCGGCCGCGCTGGCCTCCGCCTGGCTGCGCAGCCGTGCGTTCTGGATCGCCAGCGCCGCCTGGTCGCCGAGGGAACCGGCGGTGGCCAGCTCTTCCTTGCTGAAGGTGCGGGGCTCGCGGTAGTAGAGAACGAAGCCCCCGTACACCTCCGTCCCCGCGGCGACGGGGAGGCCCAGGATGCCCCGGAAGTGGGTGACGAGCCCCTCCAGGTGCCTTCGGAGCTCCGGATCGGCCGCGAGCTCGGGGGGGATCACCTGGGCCATGTCGGGAATGACCACCGGCCGGCGCTCCTGCATCGCCTTCCCCACCGCCGCCATTCCCACGGGCATGGCCATGGAGGCCACGTGCTCCTCCGGCAGACCCACCACCGCCTGGATGGTGGGCCCCCGCCCGTCGGGGTGGAGGCGGTAGAGCGCGCCCGTGTCGGTGCCCAGCAGGTCCGCCGCCTGGCGGACCAGGTGCTTCAGGATCTCCTCCAGGGGGCGGTCGGAGTTGAGCAGGGCCAGCGTGTCCCTCAGGCTCTCGGCCACCCGGCGCCGCTCCTCGGCCTCGCGCCGCCGCTCCCGCTCGGTTCGGTGAAGGCGGGCGTTCTGGATGCCCAGCACCGCTCCCGAGGCAAGCATGGAGAGGACGCGCTCGTCGACGTCGTCGAAGGTGCCCTCGATCTTGTCGGCACAGGAGATGGCGCCGACGGGGGTGGAGCCGGACAGGAGCGGCACGCTCAGGAGGGAACGGAAGCCGGTCCGCCGGTGTATCTCGGGGTTGATGCGGCGATCGCGGCGGGCATCCGCGATCCGCACCGGCTCGCCCGACAGCATCATCCGCCCCGTGGCCGAGCTGCGGATGGGCATGCGGAATCCCGCCACCGCCTCCGGCCGCTCTTCCCCCGACCAGACGGTGACGGCCAGGTCGTCTCCGTCCACCAGGAAGATGAGCGCCCGCCGCGCGCCCGTGAGGCGGCGGGCCTCGTCGGCGATACGCTGGAGGACGTCCTGCGGGTCGTCGGCGCCGGTGAGGGCCCTTTGGATCGCGAGGAGCGTGCGCATCTCGTCCGCCTGCCGCTGCGACGTCTCCAGGGAGCGGGCCAGCTCCCGGGTGCGTTCCTCCACCCGCTGCTCCAGGTCCTCGGGCCCCTCAAGCGCGCGCTCCGCCTGTCCCGCATCGCGCGCCAGCGCGAAGGACCGGGCGAAGAAGGCCCCGCCATGGGCACCGGCCTGGAGGGCAGGATGAGACGAGCTCACGGCGTTCACACCCCGATCCCCACGGGGGCGCGCGGTTCTCGCGGCGGCCCCCCAAACCCCAAGAAGCGTTCCTGTCTTGACGTTTCACGCGTGCATCCACGGCTCCTTGAGCAAACCCTCACCAGAACCGGCCCAGCCATGGCCCAAACGTCCCTTGGGCCCAGCGTGAGGCCGCGGTTGAACCTGGGTGGGCGACGTGGTAGAATGCATGCGGTTTGATCCACGCAGAGGGGGAAGTCTCTTTGCCGAACACGCGATCCGCAGCCAAGCGGGCCCGCCAATCGGAGCGCCGCCGCCAGCGCAACCAGGCGGTGAAGAGCGCCACCCGCACCGCTGTCCGCCGGACCCGGGAAGCCCTGGAGGGCGGCAACGCCCAGACCGCCGCTGAGCGGCTCCAGGCGGCTGCCTCCGCTCTGGACCGGGCGGCGCGCAAGGGCGTCATCCACCGGAACGAGGCCGCCCGTCGCAAGTCCCGCCTCGCCCGTCGTCTGAACGCCGTGACCTCCCAGGCCGAGCGCGAGGCCGGCGAATCCCAAACCTGAGCACGTCTATCCCAACGGGGGCAGGCGTCCCGCGCCCCCGCTCAGGCGACTGAGGCGAAGCACCAGCAGCTCCAAGGTCGTGGGCGCCGGCGCGCCCCCTTTCAGGTCCAGGTCCGCGGACGCGGTGAGTTCCACCGCCTTTGCGAGGCGCGCCGCGTCCCAGTGGATCGCAAGCTCCATCAGCTTGCGCGCCTCAAACGGACGGATACCCGCCGCCTGGGCGACCTGCTCGGCGCCCCCGCCCCTGGCCTCCGAGCGAAGCCCCTCCACCATCGCCATCAGGTGCCACTGCCTGGCCAGCATGGCCAGGATCCGCAGGGGCGGCTCCCCCCGCCGGATCAGCGCGCGGAACCGCTCCAGGGCCGTCCCCGCGTCGCCCCGGCTTACCGCGTCCACCAGATCGAAGATGGCGTACGGCCGTAGCACCGGCCAGGCGGTGGAGACCAGCGCATCGACGTCGGCAGGGCTCACCTCGCTCCCGCCGGCGGCGTAGGCGGCCAGCTTGCCCACCTCGCCGGGAATGAGCACCGCCTCGCCGTCCACGGCCTCCACCAGCCGCCGGGCCGACTGGGGTGAGAGCTTGACGCCCTCGGCGACCGCCTGCTCCTGGGCCCACCGGGCCAGATCCGCCGGGCGGGACGGGGGCGCGAGCTCCCAGGTCTGGGCCTTCTTCAAGGACTTGAAGAGGGTGGTGCGGCGGTCCGCCTTCTGCATCGCCAGCACCAGGACCACCCCTGGCGCTGGCGCCCCGAGGAACGAGGCCAGCACCTCCTGGGCCTCAGGGCTCAGGTCCTCCGCCCGCCGCACCAGCACCAGTCGGTTCGATGCGAAGAGCGACCCCCCGGCCACGGCGGCGAAGAGCTGGTCGGCGCCCGTGTCGCCCCCTTCCAGGTGGAGCTCCTCCCAGCCTGGATCCCCCTGGCGGATGCCGTGCGCCTTCCGGATGGTCTCCATCACCTGCGCCAGGATCGACGGCTCCGCCCCCACCATCAGGTGAAGGGGGGCGGCCGGATCCGGCCCCGAGCGGGCCACAGGAACGCCTCCTCGCATGCCTTCCGTGGGGGCCCCGGCCTCCGCCTCAACGTCCGAGCGCCCGCAGGCGGGCCCATCCCTGGCCCACCTCCAGACGGAGGGCGCCGTCCCGGTCTGTACGGTAGAGGGCCACACCCAGCCGATCCAGGGCGGCGAGCGCCTGCGGGTGGGGGTGGCCGTACCGGTTACCCGCCCCTACCGAAACCAAGGCCACCTGGGGCGCAACCGCCTCCAGGAACGGATACCACGCGCCCGACGCGGCCCCGTGATGTGCCAGCTTCACCACGTCGCTCCGCAAACCCTCCCGCCCCCAGCGGGCGAGGAGCTCCCGCTCGGCCGCTCCTTCCGCGTCGGCCAGGAGGAGAATCCGCACGCCGCCTCGCTCCAGCCGGAGCACCAGCGACGCGTCGTTCGCGTCCCGGTCGGG comes from the Limnochorda pilosa genome and includes:
- a CDS encoding type II toxin-antitoxin system VapC family toxin; protein product: MTGYLLDTTVLIDWLRGDAATVAWLQAKAEQGSRLVLSPVTVAEVLAGEPPNLRARRREELSAYEFQPLTFETACLAGELRYDQARAGKPVALPDLLQVAAARILGLDVATSNPAHFPGVGVTNPREFMDRSSENLSDPS
- a CDS encoding ribbon-helix-helix protein, CopG family, yielding MVHLRLDKSLVEALDREAGDRSRSAIVTEALAEYLRKRRLVAVIRGAAGSLSPEEPAAWRSADATDAWVRERRKEWDQGTGA
- a CDS encoding phosphoenolpyruvate carboxykinase; its protein translation is MSEVQAQTAHGLEEHGIVNPGNVYRNLTTAALYEESIRRREGLLSHLGPLVVRTGQHTGRSPRDKYVVDDATTHERVWWGESNQPLPPERFDTLFHRLLAYLQGKDVFVQDLFADADPAYRMPIRVITERAWHSLFARNLFIRPEPGDLKGFEPRFTVIQVPGFTAVPEVDGTRSGVFVVLNFSRRLVLIGGTSYAGEIKKSVFTVLNYLLPQEQVLSMHCSANVGQAGDVALFFGLSGTGKTTLSADPERSLIGDDEHGWSDRGIFNFEGGCYAKVIRLSPEAEPQIYRTTRTFGTVLENVAIDAASRRIDLDDDSLTENTRAAYPITHIPGAVRSGTGDHPKTVIFLSADAFGVLPPIARLSPEQAMYYFLSGYTAKVAGTEKGVKEPQATFSSCFGAPFMALHPEVYARLLGEKIARHGVGVWLVNTGWTGGPYGTGHRMPIAHTRAMVKAALTGALDGVPVRTDPFFGLQVPERVPGVPPEALDVRSTWSDPEAYDAQARKLAGMFAANFEPFASAVPEAVRQAGPRA
- a CDS encoding aspartate:alanine exchanger family transporter, which gives rise to MGTAVDLLSANPLLLLFVVAGLGYVVGRIRIRGFGLGVAAVLFAGLAVGALDPRLALPEVVYQLGLVLFVYTIGLASGPGFFAGLRRRGLRDSLFALGVLGAATGAAWAAGRLLNLPAPLLAGLYAGSLTNTPALAAVLERLGGAGGTLALPAVGYSLAYPVGVLVVIGACYAFPRIWRAGVSPEGRRPAGDESDGEPPVNRGVCITRPEVTGVPVERLWRDPSLVTEDARHVVVSRLRRGGHQQIVTASTTFELGDVITLVGAPEALDRVTPRLGVPSDDRPEWDRSEIDFRRIFVSNRAVAGRRLRDLRLKERFGATVTRIKRGDVELVASAGTVLELGDRVRVVAPREQLEPLARFFGDSYRQLSEVDVPSLSLGIALGLLLGLVPLPLPGGTVLRLGFAGGPLVVALVLGLVGRTGPVVWVQPQNANLTLRQLGLVLFLAGVSTRSGYALAATLREAGGAIFLGATLVALVFSVVAFVVGYRWLRIPMPVLTGMVAGLQTQPATLAFATEQARSEHPNVGYAAVYPVAMVAKILLAQLLLNG
- a CDS encoding response regulator, with the translated sequence MIRVLLADDKHEVRSALALLVQEQAGMSVAAEAAEAEGLLQAVQETHPDVVLLDWELPGPGGRQLLAALRRVAPGVRVVALSGRSEARQAAVQAGADAFASKGEPPERLLEILHSFGG
- a CDS encoding response regulator transcription factor, with the translated sequence MSEQQPIRVMIVDDHAVVRSGLSAFLLSFDDLKNVTAGQLAEAIRAAHAGRSTLAPEAAQVLIDSATREPEPGSDLTEREREVLALMVGGLSNPEIAERLVVSRSTVKFHVSSILSKLGAASRTEAVALAIQNHLLKPPRG
- a CDS encoding sensor histidine kinase: MSSSHPALQAGAHGGAFFARSFALARDAGQAERALEGPEDLEQRVEERTRELARSLETSQRQADEMRTLLAIQRALTGADDPQDVLQRIADEARRLTGARRALIFLVDGDDLAVTVWSGEERPEAVAGFRMPIRSSATGRMMLSGEPVRIADARRDRRINPEIHRRTGFRSLLSVPLLSGSTPVGAISCADKIEGTFDDVDERVLSMLASGAVLGIQNARLHRTERERRREAEERRRVAESLRDTLALLNSDRPLEEILKHLVRQAADLLGTDTGALYRLHPDGRGPTIQAVVGLPEEHVASMAMPVGMAAVGKAMQERRPVVIPDMAQVIPPELAADPELRRHLEGLVTHFRGILGLPVAAGTEVYGGFVLYYREPRTFSKEELATAGSLGDQAALAIQNARLRSQAEASAAAAERSRLARDLHDAVTQTLFSANLIAEVLPRLWERKPEEGWRRLEELRQLTRGALAEMRTLLLELRPAALVEAKLPDLLRHLAEAVTGRARIPVDLRVEGERRLAPDVQVALYRIAQEALNNVAHHAAAGRAEVDLRCSPGGVALRVRDDGRGFDPASVAPQHLGLGIMRERAQAIGARIRIESQAGRGTDVVVEWEEDQGVGGR
- the rpsT gene encoding 30S ribosomal protein S20; the encoded protein is MPNTRSAAKRARQSERRRQRNQAVKSATRTAVRRTREALEGGNAQTAAERLQAAASALDRAARKGVIHRNEAARRKSRLARRLNAVTSQAEREAGESQT
- the holA gene encoding DNA polymerase III subunit delta; the encoded protein is MARSGPDPAAPLHLMVGAEPSILAQVMETIRKAHGIRQGDPGWEELHLEGGDTGADQLFAAVAGGSLFASNRLVLVRRAEDLSPEAQEVLASFLGAPAPGVVLVLAMQKADRRTTLFKSLKKAQTWELAPPSRPADLARWAQEQAVAEGVKLSPQSARRLVEAVDGEAVLIPGEVGKLAAYAAGGSEVSPADVDALVSTAWPVLRPYAIFDLVDAVSRGDAGTALERFRALIRRGEPPLRILAMLARQWHLMAMVEGLRSEARGGGAEQVAQAAGIRPFEARKLMELAIHWDAARLAKAVELTASADLDLKGGAPAPTTLELLVLRLSRLSGGAGRLPPLG